One Theropithecus gelada isolate Dixy chromosome 17, Tgel_1.0, whole genome shotgun sequence genomic region harbors:
- the LOC112611022 gene encoding uncharacterized protein LOC112611022, which translates to MRTGTLSVSSELRPRGARETYQFRGGTTTPNSLGGSRACAIRHRPPFVSPPSTQFGTAWRQRGTRGKLLPSAEPHKRWIGPRGAFPSPYLFPPCATNTALGGCSPHLERPPTECRHPVGRRPEAIRLPNRPSPHPVPIASLPSRSSRILGFLRSPDATRTRCLGDRPRAPPRPLPAKGPAPPGRGLASLCAARQRCGA; encoded by the coding sequence ATGCGCACTGGCACCCTCTCGGTGTCCTCCGAGCTGAGGCCGCGGGGTGCGCGGGAGACCTACCAATTCCGCGGCGGGACCACCACTCCCAACAGCCTAGGCGGCTCCCGCGCCTGCGCCATCCGTCACCGCCCTCCCTTTGTGTCGCCTCCCAGTACTCAGTTTGGAACGGCTTGGAGACAAAGGGGCACAAGAGGGAAGCTGCTTCCTAGTGCCGAGCCCCATAAGAGGTGGATAGGCCCGAGGGGCGCCTTCCCTAGCCCTTATCTCTTCCCGCCCTGTGCCACGAACACCGCTCTCGGAGGCTGCTCCCCACATTTGGAAAGGCCGCCAACAGAATGCAGACATCCGGTCGGCCGGCGTCCTGAGGCCATTCGGCTCCCCAACCGCCCCTCCCCGCACCCCGTCCCCATCGCCTCTCTGCCCTCCCGAAGCTCCCGGATTTTGGGCTTTCTGAGAAGCCCGGACGCCACGCGAACCCGTTGCCTAGGCGACCGGCCCCGCGCGCCGCCCCGCCCCCTTCCGGCCAAAGGGCCGGCCCCTCCTGGGCGTGGCCTCGCGTCTTTGTGCGCTGCCCGCCAGCGCTGCGGTGCCTAA